In Pseudomonas sp. MYb327, one DNA window encodes the following:
- a CDS encoding NIPSNAP family protein, producing MRFFEMITFTVRVRTVAQALARIEKALAAPEVGGTLMGCWASEIGQLNQIALLRGYADEGQRQAERERFLLGGEAFGINEFITDLRIENYSLFPFLKPLSAGKHGPFYEMRVYDLVSAGLQPTLDGWAKAIEPRTAEQYSPVYAAFYATDGALPRYLHIWPWATLEQRLQVRTQAVEDGVWPPENSGPQLRDMRSTIYLPAGFSPLQ from the coding sequence ATGCGGTTTTTTGAAATGATCACTTTCACCGTGCGGGTTCGCACCGTCGCCCAGGCATTGGCACGCATCGAAAAAGCCTTGGCCGCGCCAGAGGTCGGAGGCACGCTGATGGGTTGCTGGGCCTCGGAAATCGGCCAGTTGAATCAAATAGCGCTGTTGCGTGGATACGCGGATGAAGGCCAGCGGCAAGCGGAGCGCGAACGTTTCCTGCTGGGGGGCGAAGCATTCGGCATCAACGAATTCATCACCGATCTGCGGATCGAGAACTACAGCCTGTTTCCGTTCCTCAAGCCGTTGAGCGCCGGCAAACACGGACCGTTCTATGAGATGCGCGTTTACGACCTGGTCAGTGCCGGGCTGCAACCGACCCTCGATGGTTGGGCCAAGGCGATAGAGCCGCGTACGGCTGAGCAGTATTCACCGGTGTACGCCGCGTTTTATGCCACCGACGGCGCGTTGCCTCGTTACCTGCATATCTGGCCGTGGGCAACCCTGGAACAGCGCCTGCAAGTGCGAACCCAAGCGGTGGAGGACGGCGTCTGGCCCCCGGAAAACTCCGGCCCGCAACTGCGTGACATGCGGTCGACGATTTATCTGCCGGCGGGATTTTCGCCGTTGCAATGA
- a CDS encoding autotransporter outer membrane beta-barrel domain-containing protein — MQNAIDNPSTGFAPHFVRSALLVAIANAFLLADAQAACGPLAAGAYNVSQTCTPVANVDASISTQSGTTITTTAGSSVLSRGNNANSTLTLSGTTVESTPPTAANAVFSNVIGTTGNASLSVNGGTNTVNVGGSGLDALAITNAGSGLSTFSVTSGTTLNILNTVVGKEHDGIDVNASGGGAINVTHDGSGQITLLGGNGIWTKATGSGDTSVSVGSGVSILVNNDDALSAGDPITDDTLPTAGIGNNAGVHTRAISGNTTLVNAATVQAIGMNAFGLFTEGGAGNTRLSNSGTISANGLNGFGIRSFSSVGSIDIVNTGAITTTGGGGHGIYANDNVGATGSISIENNATINVGNTANTAGSRAIYIIKRGPGDATVTGSGNINVFGSINTTRAYGIIVSAESNNVLIDYSGNIFASGFGAGGIRVDSTGGNVRVNYSGNRIETLHSNANGIYASTQSPTGTVDVNAGGTIITHSDAGSGDGSGIGSFGIQALTLGGNVSTTFTGPLIDVNGQGAAILAGNAFNSGTGVGTLNVSNSGQLIARGDQQRGIRTLSVTGQQTIVNTGPIQTLGASNSQGILAQASGAATLSVSNTGAITTKGTASSAIDALTEGGAVSVSNSATIEGGWADSNGVTLGGATQTLNNAGVIGALSDSAVRADATTPGTSFTLNNTGQITGSVNAVSAASTVSNSGTWILRSFADSTGSGTRDTWGIATSNLGSAGTNSIDNSGVIRLAAQPATGIVNFNTSGAYLPLGQAANTPTPGGAVQGQLLGVNSFTNSGTLDLAAGSDTLGNVLLISGATTAGTDGGGVFVSNGGSLLLNTTLNGGGANSLSDMLVVDSTTTGSGGATRVAVSNVGGLGELTEGNGIAVVELLNKSDAASAPNAFRLASRVVAGPYEYRLQQGAEDGSAKDTWFLRSDAPVPDDPPGPPGPPGPDPDPTPAHVPNFRPEVSLYGAVPALALVYGRTMVDTLHERVGEERLNASDPLPKEDESTLAPSMGWGRVIYRSGKQEGDRKNALGNTPEYNYDLTAFQVGTDLYRKIRTDGSHEQAGVSLSAGTIDAGVSHYTRRPAGEDTLRAYGLGAYWTHFGPSGWYLDGVLQVNRFDIEAKPNDLAKLKTRGWGYTASLENGYPYEFDKDWYVEPQLQAIYSYVDLDSSDDVGANIRFKDVDSLIGRLGVRIAKDWDTEGVDKSARRTNAWIRPSVWHEFKGQPKTEFSSESGYVPFEADIQGTWGEVNLGVDYQANRRTTFTASAGYRQGFDGDSHGYDAMLGFKINF; from the coding sequence ATGCAGAATGCTATCGACAATCCTTCCACGGGGTTCGCCCCGCATTTTGTGCGTAGCGCCTTATTGGTCGCGATAGCGAATGCCTTTTTGCTGGCGGATGCTCAGGCGGCATGCGGACCGCTGGCCGCCGGAGCCTACAACGTATCCCAAACCTGTACGCCCGTCGCCAATGTCGATGCCTCGATCAGTACTCAATCGGGGACGACCATCACCACCACGGCCGGCTCCTCGGTACTTAGCCGGGGCAACAATGCCAATTCAACGCTGACTCTCAGCGGCACCACAGTCGAAAGCACGCCACCGACGGCTGCAAACGCCGTGTTCTCGAACGTAATCGGGACTACCGGCAATGCGTCCCTGAGCGTCAATGGCGGCACCAACACGGTCAACGTTGGCGGCAGCGGGCTCGATGCGCTGGCCATCACCAATGCCGGCAGTGGACTCTCGACGTTTTCCGTCACTTCGGGCACCACGCTGAACATCCTCAACACCGTGGTCGGGAAGGAACATGACGGGATCGATGTGAATGCCAGTGGCGGCGGCGCAATCAACGTTACCCACGATGGCAGTGGTCAGATAACCCTGCTCGGCGGCAACGGCATTTGGACCAAAGCCACTGGTAGTGGTGACACCAGCGTCAGCGTGGGTAGCGGGGTCAGCATCCTGGTCAACAACGACGATGCGCTGTCTGCCGGCGATCCCATTACCGACGATACCTTACCCACCGCTGGCATCGGCAACAACGCCGGGGTCCATACCCGCGCGATCAGTGGCAACACCACCCTGGTGAACGCGGCGACTGTCCAGGCCATCGGCATGAACGCCTTCGGTCTTTTCACAGAGGGCGGCGCCGGCAATACCCGGTTGAGCAACAGCGGGACGATCAGCGCCAATGGCCTCAACGGGTTTGGCATTCGTTCTTTTTCCAGCGTTGGCAGCATCGACATCGTCAACACCGGAGCGATCACCACCACCGGTGGCGGCGGACATGGTATCTATGCCAACGATAACGTTGGCGCCACCGGCTCGATCAGCATTGAAAATAACGCCACTATCAACGTCGGTAACACGGCCAATACCGCCGGATCACGAGCGATCTACATCATCAAGCGCGGTCCCGGTGATGCGACTGTCACCGGTAGCGGCAACATCAACGTGTTCGGTTCAATCAACACCACCCGCGCCTACGGCATCATCGTCAGTGCCGAAAGCAACAACGTCCTCATCGACTACTCCGGCAACATCTTCGCCAGCGGTTTTGGCGCGGGTGGCATTCGGGTCGATTCAACCGGCGGCAATGTCCGGGTCAACTACTCCGGCAACCGCATCGAAACGCTCCACAGCAACGCCAACGGGATTTATGCGTCAACCCAATCACCGACAGGCACCGTGGACGTCAACGCTGGCGGCACGATCATCACACACTCCGACGCCGGGTCCGGCGATGGCAGTGGCATCGGTTCCTTCGGCATCCAGGCGTTGACGCTTGGGGGCAACGTCAGTACCACGTTCACCGGGCCGCTGATTGACGTCAATGGCCAGGGCGCGGCGATTCTGGCGGGCAACGCGTTCAACTCAGGCACCGGCGTCGGTACCCTGAATGTGAGCAACAGTGGTCAACTGATCGCTCGTGGCGATCAGCAGCGCGGCATCCGCACGCTGTCCGTCACTGGCCAGCAGACCATCGTCAACACCGGGCCGATTCAGACGCTCGGTGCGAGCAACAGCCAGGGGATTCTCGCTCAAGCATCCGGCGCGGCCACTCTTTCAGTGAGCAACACCGGGGCGATTACCACGAAGGGCACGGCGTCTTCGGCGATTGATGCGTTGACCGAAGGCGGAGCGGTCAGCGTCAGCAACAGCGCGACGATTGAAGGCGGGTGGGCAGACAGCAACGGCGTAACCCTGGGCGGCGCAACCCAGACGTTGAACAACGCCGGTGTTATCGGTGCGCTCAGCGATTCAGCGGTGCGTGCCGATGCAACCACGCCCGGGACGAGTTTCACACTCAACAATACCGGGCAGATCACAGGCTCAGTCAATGCCGTCAGTGCCGCCAGTACGGTCAGCAACAGCGGCACCTGGATTTTGCGCAGTTTCGCCGACAGCACCGGCAGCGGTACACGTGATACCTGGGGCATTGCGACCAGCAATCTGGGGTCGGCGGGCACCAACAGCATCGACAACAGCGGTGTCATTCGCCTGGCAGCGCAGCCGGCTACGGGCATCGTCAACTTCAATACCAGCGGTGCCTATCTGCCCTTGGGCCAAGCGGCTAACACGCCGACGCCGGGCGGGGCGGTGCAGGGCCAATTACTCGGCGTGAACAGCTTCACCAACAGCGGTACGCTCGACCTTGCCGCCGGCAGCGATACCCTGGGCAATGTCCTGCTGATCAGTGGCGCGACCACCGCCGGCACCGATGGCGGCGGGGTATTCGTGTCCAATGGCGGTAGCCTGCTGCTCAACACCACGTTGAACGGCGGTGGCGCCAACAGTCTTTCCGACATGTTGGTGGTCGACTCGACGACAACCGGCAGCGGCGGCGCCACTCGCGTCGCCGTAAGCAACGTTGGCGGTCTGGGCGAACTGACCGAGGGCAACGGCATTGCGGTGGTTGAGTTGCTGAACAAATCAGATGCTGCGAGCGCCCCCAATGCCTTCCGTCTGGCCAGCCGCGTGGTCGCCGGGCCTTACGAATATCGTCTGCAACAAGGCGCCGAAGATGGCAGCGCCAAGGACACCTGGTTCCTGCGTTCAGACGCGCCGGTGCCAGATGATCCACCGGGCCCACCGGGTCCACCGGGTCCTGATCCCGATCCAACTCCCGCGCATGTACCCAATTTCCGACCGGAAGTCTCTCTGTACGGTGCAGTTCCGGCGCTGGCGCTGGTCTACGGCAGGACGATGGTCGATACCTTGCACGAGCGGGTTGGCGAAGAGCGCCTCAATGCCAGCGATCCGTTGCCCAAGGAAGACGAGTCGACCCTGGCCCCGTCCATGGGCTGGGGGCGGGTGATCTATCGCAGCGGCAAACAGGAGGGTGATCGCAAAAACGCCCTGGGCAACACACCCGAGTACAACTATGACCTGACCGCGTTTCAGGTCGGCACCGACCTCTACCGTAAAATCAGAACCGATGGCAGTCATGAACAGGCTGGTGTATCGCTATCGGCCGGCACCATCGACGCAGGCGTCAGCCACTACACCCGCCGTCCCGCCGGTGAAGACACCTTGCGCGCCTACGGGTTGGGGGCGTACTGGACGCACTTCGGGCCGTCCGGCTGGTATCTGGACGGCGTGCTGCAGGTCAATCGCTTCGACATCGAGGCCAAACCCAACGACCTGGCCAAACTGAAAACCCGTGGTTGGGGCTACACCGCCTCGCTGGAAAATGGCTATCCATATGAGTTCGACAAGGACTGGTACGTCGAACCGCAGTTACAGGCCATCTACAGCTACGTCGACCTGGACAGCAGCGACGACGTCGGCGCGAACATTCGTTTCAAGGACGTGGACTCGCTGATCGGACGGCTCGGCGTGCGCATCGCCAAAGACTGGGATACCGAAGGCGTCGACAAGAGCGCACGGCGTACCAACGCGTGGATTCGTCCGAGTGTCTGGCATGAGTTCAAAGGGCAACCGAAGACCGAGTTTTCCTCTGAGTCGGGTTACGTTCCGTTCGAGGCAGACATCCAGGGCACCTGGGGCGAGGTCAATCTGGGGGTGGATTACCAGGCCAACCGACGCACCACGTTTACCGCTTCGGCAGGCTATCGCCAGGGGTTCGACGGAGATAGCCATGGGTATGACGCGATGCTGGGGTTCAAAATCAACTTCTGA
- a CDS encoding cupin domain-containing protein, translating into MSHTELISSRFDISSLIAALSLEPHEEGGYYRRTFQTDHRPLIATARGQRYLMTSIYYLLTEQSPIGHFHLNQSDIMHYHHLGDAIRYSLIYPDGTLETVVMGSDVTAGQNLQLHVPGGVWKAAQLENGVAGFGLISEAVTPGFDFADREMGRREKLSVEFPEHLELVERLTQS; encoded by the coding sequence ATGAGTCATACCGAATTAATTTCATCCCGTTTCGATATCTCTTCCCTTATCGCGGCACTCAGCCTGGAACCCCATGAGGAAGGCGGATATTACCGTAGGACCTTTCAAACCGATCACCGACCACTGATCGCGACTGCGCGAGGTCAACGTTATTTAATGACCTCGATTTATTATCTGCTGACTGAACAATCGCCCATCGGTCATTTTCATCTCAACCAGTCGGACATCATGCATTACCACCATTTGGGCGACGCGATTCGCTACAGCCTGATTTATCCAGACGGCACACTCGAAACCGTGGTGATGGGCAGCGACGTTACTGCCGGCCAGAATTTGCAGCTGCATGTACCGGGTGGCGTTTGGAAAGCTGCGCAATTGGAAAATGGCGTGGCAGGCTTCGGTCTGATCAGCGAAGCGGTAACGCCAGGGTTTGATTTTGCAGATAGAGAGATGGGACGCAGAGAGAAGCTCAGTGTGGAATTTCCTGAGCATTTGGAGTTGGTTGAGCGGCTAACGCAAAGCTGA
- a CDS encoding succinylglutamate desuccinylase/aspartoacylase family protein: protein MAQDVSFKVRNNNGDSLQVGAWRFGSDSRGPKVHLQAGVHADEIAGMLVLHLLMQRLEVAEAEGRLNGSVTVVPQANPLGIGQFRQGRILGRYHDATGHNFNRGFDQSAAMERPSTNVQEWQKSLVQLAAPADVMLDLHTDDEALPYVYVHRSFWPRGRELAAAMKMNVAIIWDDGGDGSFEETIIAPWLRDGTTGQRMAATLELRGQGDVNDRFAEQDAEGLYAWLCNYGVIDGAHSPVDWPVEAVEMGHMETILAPQPGVLIFEKELGDVVEEGQRFARILRRPGDPSSEVVLYAEQTGRLVTRYRDRLISQGMGVAKFTGSRLSRNWSGGLLDPN, encoded by the coding sequence CAGGATGTTTCGTTCAAGGTTCGCAATAACAATGGCGATTCGCTGCAGGTGGGTGCCTGGCGTTTTGGCAGCGATTCTCGCGGGCCGAAAGTGCATTTGCAGGCGGGTGTGCATGCTGATGAAATCGCCGGGATGCTGGTCCTGCATCTATTAATGCAGCGTCTTGAGGTGGCTGAGGCTGAGGGTCGACTCAACGGCAGTGTGACCGTGGTGCCCCAGGCCAATCCATTGGGTATTGGTCAGTTTCGTCAGGGGCGGATTCTTGGGCGCTACCACGATGCCACCGGGCACAACTTCAACCGTGGCTTCGATCAGTCCGCCGCGATGGAGCGACCTTCGACCAACGTCCAGGAATGGCAAAAAAGCCTGGTGCAACTGGCGGCTCCAGCGGATGTGATGCTCGACCTGCACACCGACGATGAAGCACTGCCATACGTCTACGTGCATCGCAGTTTCTGGCCCCGTGGCCGCGAGTTGGCAGCGGCGATGAAAATGAACGTGGCGATTATTTGGGATGACGGCGGCGACGGCTCGTTCGAAGAAACCATCATCGCGCCGTGGCTGCGCGATGGCACCACCGGGCAGCGCATGGCGGCAACCCTGGAGCTTAGAGGGCAGGGGGACGTCAATGATCGGTTCGCCGAACAGGATGCCGAAGGGTTGTATGCCTGGCTGTGCAATTACGGCGTCATCGACGGGGCGCACTCGCCGGTTGATTGGCCCGTCGAGGCGGTAGAGATGGGCCACATGGAAACCATTCTCGCGCCGCAACCCGGCGTGCTGATCTTTGAAAAAGAACTGGGCGATGTCGTTGAAGAAGGACAGCGCTTTGCGCGGATCCTGCGCCGACCGGGTGATCCGTCATCCGAAGTGGTGTTGTACGCCGAGCAAACCGGGCGACTGGTCACACGCTATCGGGATCGATTGATATCGCAAGGCATGGGCGTGGCGAAGTTCACCGGCAGTCGTTTGTCGCGTAACTGGAGCGGTGGCTTGTTGGACCCGAACTGA